CGCCGTGATGTTCCAATCCTTGTTCGGGTCGAACGACAGCGACGCCTTTGGAGAGAAGTTGGTCGAGTTCAGCCCGGGCTGGTTGACCGCCGCGGTCGACGTGATCCCGCCCGCGGCATTCGTCGTGGTGTTGAGGTTGAAGCCGTCGAGCGCCTGCCAGCTCTCCAGCCGCCCGCCCAGCGTCAGCTTCAGGCTCGGGTTGATCTTCCAGGCATCCTGCAACCACAGCGCACCGGTCCGGGTTTCGCCGACGCCCGTCGAGTAGAGCGCGCCGGTGCCGGTCGACGATGTCGCGTTCCAGATCGACGAGGCGTAGACCGGATTTTCCAGCCGGTAGCGATCGCCGTGAACGCCGAAGCTGATCTCGTGCGGCCCGTCATAGCCGAACGGCCGCCAGATCCCCTTGGCATCAGCATTCTGCCAGTTGGTGCCGTCCATCCTCGTGATCTTGCCGTTCGGCGAGAAGCCGACGCCGGTTGCCGCGACGGTGAACGGATTGAGCTGGGTGTCCTGCAGGTAGTTGTAGCTCGAGGCCGACAGGTCGAAGTCGTAGACGCCCTTGGTGTCGCTCTTCAGCGCGACCGCGTTGCTCAGATGGGTCTGGTCCCAGACGTACTTGCCGGTGGCGAAGCCCGAATTGTTGGCGAAGGTCGGCGCGCCCGTCGCGAGGGATCGCAGATAGGTCTGGGGATCGGAAACCTGATGGTTGTTCCAGATGCCGAGTGAATAGGTCGCCTGCACCAGCGGAGACACATCGTAGGCGAGGCGCAGGTTGGCCGATGTCTGCTGCGAATGCGCCAGGACGCCGGTGCCGATGACATTGGCCGGCACGCCCTGCTTGTTGCGCGCCGGAAACGCGCCGGCAGTCCCCGCCGGGATCGTCGCGCTCGTCGTGTAGGTCAGCGGCTGCTGAAAGCTGTCGAGATAGTTGGCGCTCACCAGCCACGACAGCTTGCCATCGCGATTGCCCGCGGCCGCGCTGGTTTGGCTGGTGACATAGGTGTCCTTGGTGCCGTACTGGCTCCACGGCATCACCGAGACCGTCTCCTTGGCCACCGCAAACGGCCTGTCGGGCATTTTCGACGAGATCAGCAACACGCCCCCGATCGAGTTGCCGGGATAGGCCGCCGCGAACGGGCCGTTCAGATAGTCGATCCGGCCGATCGCCTCCGGCGAGATCAGGTTCCACTTCGGCGAGGCGCTGGTGTTGTTGTTGCCGATCAGCGCCGACACCAGCAGGTCGTCGTAATAGATCAGCGAGCGCGCGCTCGAATTGACGCCCCAGCTCCTGGTCGCCAGCACCGCCATGTTGTCGCCGTCGTTGCGTTTCCGCACGAAC
The window above is part of the Bradyrhizobium sp. PSBB068 genome. Proteins encoded here:
- a CDS encoding TonB-dependent receptor, producing the protein MFRFRALGGVSVAAIQATLLASADMAHAQNGEPGVLPPVSVEAPRPAKPAARKPVNRSAVALRHRTAPAAAAAPNRPVVVSAAGAGAHASLGTPPAVARFQLPQKSFSITSGQVDETVNLKDPEDAVKYMPSLFVRKRNDGDNMAVLATRSWGVNSSARSLIYYDDLLVSALIGNNNTSASPKWNLISPEAIGRIDYLNGPFAAAYPGNSIGGVLLISSKMPDRPFAVAKETVSVMPWSQYGTKDTYVTSQTSAAAGNRDGKLSWLVSANYLDSFQQPLTYTTSATIPAGTAGAFPARNKQGVPANVIGTGVLAHSQQTSANLRLAYDVSPLVQATYSLGIWNNHQVSDPQTYLRSLATGAPTFANNSGFATGKYVWDQTHLSNAVALKSDTKGVYDFDLSASSYNYLQDTQLNPFTVAATGVGFSPNGKITRMDGTNWQNADAKGIWRPFGYDGPHEISFGVHGDRYRLENPVYASSIWNATSSTGTGALYSTGVGETRTGALWLQDAWKINPSLKLTLGGRLESWQALDGFNLNTTTNAAGGITSTAAVNQPGLNSTNFSPKASLSFDPNKDWNITANFGEAYRYPTVTELYQNVTIGGVATFANPFLKPEQDFTGELNIERKWTDGRVRLTLFSERTNNAIISQTNLVTNPVSGAQTPTTVVSNVDAIRMQGVELSAEKDNLFVTGLQLFGSVTYVDSKILADASWAGVNPLTNLPTTVVGKRVPYVPDWRAKIGMTYRPNESWAYTVAARYSGKQYSTLDNTDIVSHVYGAFDNFFVVDMKIHYNATANFAFDFGIDNIFNEQYFLFHPFPGRTFVLAGKYTF